A single window of Chloracidobacterium sp. DNA harbors:
- the waaC gene encoding lipopolysaccharide heptosyltransferase I, translated as MRILIVKLSAIGDIVHALPAVAAIRANLPDAEISWVVEQRSAEIVRGSSVVDHLIEIDTRSMRGGKVIDEILLDMTKQAKLIRQRKYDIAIDLQGLIKSAVIAKISGAKRRWGFSRLGLREPAGRFLLTDTVKTPDKSHVIRKNLHLAAGALDFAYDDTRLEFPIATTDEHRAEADAILSQMGERFAILNPGGGWVTKLWHAEKFGQLADRIYDETGMTSLVATGPAESELAERVAAASRTGRLTLAEPSLRGFYEIARRAAVYIGGDTGPTHIAIAAGAPTVGIFGPTEWWRNGSLAAGDICVSRDDIDCRIDCHRRTCDKWICMDISVETVFNAVRQRIGT; from the coding sequence ATGCGGATCCTTATCGTTAAATTAAGTGCGATCGGCGATATCGTCCACGCTCTGCCGGCGGTCGCGGCGATCCGTGCTAATCTGCCCGACGCCGAGATATCTTGGGTCGTCGAGCAGCGTTCGGCTGAGATCGTGCGGGGCAGTTCGGTGGTCGATCATCTGATCGAGATCGACACGCGATCGATGCGCGGCGGCAAGGTGATCGACGAGATCTTGCTCGATATGACCAAGCAGGCCAAGCTCATACGGCAGCGAAAATACGACATCGCTATCGACCTTCAGGGGCTGATCAAGTCAGCCGTGATCGCCAAGATCTCGGGCGCCAAGCGGCGTTGGGGCTTTTCGCGTTTGGGCCTGCGTGAACCGGCGGGGCGATTCTTGCTCACCGATACGGTCAAAACGCCCGATAAATCCCACGTTATTCGCAAAAATCTCCATCTCGCTGCCGGAGCCCTCGACTTTGCGTACGACGACACGCGGCTCGAGTTTCCGATCGCCACAACGGACGAGCACCGCGCCGAGGCCGACGCCATTCTCAGCCAAATGGGCGAGCGATTTGCGATACTTAATCCGGGCGGCGGTTGGGTCACCAAGCTCTGGCACGCCGAAAAGTTTGGCCAACTTGCCGACCGCATTTATGACGAGACCGGAATGACATCGCTCGTTGCGACCGGCCCTGCCGAATCTGAGCTTGCCGAGCGCGTAGCCGCGGCCAGCCGAACGGGCAGGCTGACCCTGGCCGAGCCGAGCCTCAGAGGCTTTTACGAGATCGCTCGCCGTGCGGCTGTTTATATCGGCGGCGATACCGGGCCGACCCACATCGCCATTGCCGCCGGTGCTCCGACAGTCGGCATTTTCGGCCCGACCGAATGGTGGCGCAATGGCAGCCTCGCCGCCGGTGATATCTGCGTCAGCCGCGACGACATCGATTGCCGCATCGACTGTCACCGCCGGACGTGCGATAAATGGATCTGTATGGATATCAGCGTCGAGACCGTCTTTAACGCGGTCCGCCAGCGGATCGGCACCTAA
- a CDS encoding isoprenylcysteine carboxylmethyltransferase family protein, with protein sequence MVRFNKRWLQRIRVPLAIPFALALFIFAVPTPLSLASGGSAVVLGLALRAWAVGHLRKASVLATLGPYAHVRNPLYAGSLFLCIGVGVASGVWWLGVLLIILMACIYIPVVNVEEGDLLALFGDEFTEYKRNVPAILPRIRPWRNMDGKFDFQLYLKSREYRAALGAAAVMAFLVTKAYFQY encoded by the coding sequence ATGGTACGTTTCAATAAAAGATGGCTCCAGCGGATACGCGTTCCCCTCGCGATACCGTTTGCCCTTGCGTTGTTCATATTTGCCGTACCGACGCCTCTATCGCTCGCCTCCGGCGGTTCGGCGGTCGTCCTCGGTCTCGCACTTCGGGCCTGGGCGGTCGGACATCTTCGTAAGGCGTCGGTGCTCGCCACGCTCGGGCCGTACGCCCACGTTCGCAATCCGCTCTACGCCGGCAGCTTATTTTTGTGCATCGGCGTCGGTGTTGCCTCGGGTGTCTGGTGGCTCGGCGTTCTGCTGATAATTCTGATGGCGTGCATCTATATTCCCGTCGTAAACGTCGAAGAAGGTGATCTGCTGGCGCTATTCGGCGACGAATTTACCGAATACAAGCGAAATGTCCCGGCGATCTTGCCGCGGATCAGGCCTTGGCGAAATATGGACGGCAAATTTGATTTTCAGCTATACTTGAAAAGCCGCGAGTACCGGGCAGCACTCGGTGCCGCCGCCGTGATGGCATTTCTGGTGACCAAGGCGTATTTTCAGTACTGA
- a CDS encoding DUF3108 domain-containing protein translates to MLRTFRRSIVIALLSAFAVSYAFAQAPPPGKPAPFKFVDGEAFRYEGKLSKIIQGLSVAELKFDVSRVPDTSNFVIKTEATSKGTLLKLFRFSFLQQYESVVDGDLMRILKTTKHDVQKERVRDSIADFDYSEGRVTYIETDPLDPNRPPRRIASEMTNSSVYDLVSGIYALRSLPLAVGASFDMLISDSGLIYKVPIRVTAREIQKSELGKIMCFRVEPLVFGKDRLIEQKGNMLIWITDDARRIPVRGRIDTTYGKIEVKIKSVTTPMP, encoded by the coding sequence ATGTTAAGAACATTTAGAAGATCGATCGTGATCGCATTGCTCTCGGCGTTTGCCGTCTCGTACGCCTTCGCCCAGGCGCCGCCGCCCGGCAAGCCGGCACCGTTCAAGTTTGTTGACGGTGAGGCCTTTCGCTACGAGGGCAAACTCAGCAAGATAATTCAGGGTCTATCGGTCGCCGAACTCAAGTTTGACGTGAGCCGCGTGCCGGATACGAGCAATTTTGTCATCAAGACCGAGGCGACATCTAAGGGCACGTTGCTTAAGCTCTTTCGTTTCAGCTTTTTACAGCAGTACGAATCGGTCGTCGATGGCGACCTGATGCGCATCCTCAAGACGACCAAGCACGACGTGCAGAAGGAACGCGTCCGCGACAGCATCGCCGATTTTGACTACAGCGAGGGCCGTGTCACATACATCGAGACCGACCCCCTGGACCCCAATCGTCCGCCGCGCCGCATCGCTTCGGAAATGACAAATTCGTCTGTGTACGACCTGGTCTCAGGCATCTACGCTCTACGCTCTCTGCCGCTCGCGGTCGGAGCGTCGTTTGATATGTTGATCAGCGATTCGGGCCTTATATATAAGGTGCCGATCCGCGTCACGGCCCGCGAAATTCAGAAGTCCGAACTCGGCAAGATAATGTGCTTTCGCGTCGAGCCGCTCGTCTTCGGCAAGGACCGTCTGATCGAGCAAAAGGGCAATATGCTGATCTGGATAACCGACGACGCCCGCCGGATCCCAGTCCGCGGCCGCATCGACACCACCTACGGCAAGATCGAGGTCAAGATCAAGTCCGTGACCACCCCGATGCCCTAA
- a CDS encoding DUF4912 domain-containing protein, whose translation MSTKKSAARKPAAKKSEILKADAAEPFAAVAEPGEPKKPAAKKTVAKAVKPAKPTAKIVEPTAKPLKRRAKAVAADPFAELAEATSPVKAAAKTAKKAKATVAATAAKTVKAGKKPVKKTLKTDTPDETLVTVAVDPLAEMSPVFKILADVELPDLKRENRARLQMQTPTRLYFYWSLRENPWATLRSVFGNDLGSYALVVKLIDNHHGREEITLCDAEGDWWFNVEPNGSYTAELGFYATNRPYFRIIYSNTVETPRRAPSPRSAAESDWRVSAAKFAEVLDVAGFTRDAFDVAVAGDNFVASESATHRAFADLVGGTGHDLSGVAGDDIRYAMMALAAGSTLEELRFKISPALFAILQANVASIEAGKAMNALTEHFDIDESEFFEDDFGPAVYGASLINFPKTLKTRTASTRTVSPKYAPRYNPVSSFSIGR comes from the coding sequence GTGTCGACAAAAAAGAGTGCTGCCCGCAAGCCGGCGGCCAAAAAGTCAGAGATATTAAAGGCGGATGCGGCTGAGCCGTTTGCCGCAGTTGCCGAACCGGGCGAGCCGAAGAAGCCCGCCGCCAAGAAGACAGTCGCCAAGGCAGTAAAGCCGGCAAAGCCGACAGCGAAGATCGTCGAGCCCACGGCTAAACCATTGAAGCGAAGGGCGAAAGCAGTCGCTGCCGATCCCTTTGCGGAGCTCGCCGAGGCGACCTCACCGGTCAAAGCGGCCGCCAAAACGGCCAAAAAGGCCAAGGCGACAGTCGCCGCCACGGCCGCAAAAACGGTCAAAGCAGGTAAAAAGCCGGTCAAAAAAACGTTGAAAACGGACACGCCCGACGAAACGTTGGTGACCGTCGCCGTAGACCCTTTGGCCGAGATGTCGCCGGTATTTAAGATACTCGCCGACGTCGAACTGCCCGACCTCAAACGCGAAAACCGCGCCCGTCTGCAGATGCAGACACCGACACGGCTCTATTTTTACTGGTCACTTCGCGAAAACCCATGGGCCACGCTCCGTAGCGTTTTCGGCAATGATCTCGGCAGTTATGCTCTCGTCGTAAAGCTCATAGACAATCATCACGGCCGCGAAGAGATCACGCTGTGTGACGCCGAGGGCGACTGGTGGTTCAACGTCGAGCCCAACGGTTCCTACACCGCCGAGCTTGGGTTTTACGCCACGAACCGCCCGTATTTTCGCATTATTTACTCAAATACCGTCGAGACACCGCGGCGGGCGCCGAGTCCGCGCTCTGCGGCCGAATCCGATTGGCGAGTGTCGGCGGCCAAGTTCGCCGAGGTGCTCGATGTTGCAGGGTTTACCCGCGACGCCTTTGACGTAGCGGTCGCGGGCGACAATTTCGTTGCGTCCGAGAGTGCCACGCATCGGGCATTTGCCGACCTTGTCGGCGGCACGGGCCACGACCTGAGTGGTGTCGCGGGTGATGATATTCGCTACGCAATGATGGCGCTTGCCGCCGGATCGACGCTCGAAGAACTGCGGTTCAAGATCAGTCCGGCTCTCTTCGCGATCCTGCAGGCGAATGTAGCATCGATCGAGGCGGGCAAGGCGATGAATGCGCTTACAGAGCATTTCGATATCGACGAAAGCGAGTTTTTCGAAGATGATTTCGGCCCCGCGGTGTACGGTGCCAGCCTTATCAACTTTCCGAAAACGCTCAAAACGCGAACTGCTTCGACCCGTACCGTTTCACCAAAATACGCACCGCGATACAATCCGGTGAGTTCGTTTTCGATCGGACGGTAG
- a CDS encoding type II toxin-antitoxin system PemK/MazF family toxin, whose translation MRKVPGIKCNQKDIVLVPFPYSDLSSSKRRPVLVVSNDDYNRQFHDIVVCVITSNLRKDAYSIELNNDDLDVGILPERSVVKAHKLFTIHQDKVLKKFSVVKSDLFSKVSKKIKHLITE comes from the coding sequence ATGAGGAAAGTGCCTGGGATAAAGTGTAATCAGAAAGATATCGTCCTCGTGCCGTTTCCGTACTCGGATCTTAGCAGCTCGAAACGCCGTCCCGTGCTGGTCGTATCAAATGACGACTACAATCGGCAATTTCACGACATTGTTGTCTGCGTTATCACGAGCAATCTGCGCAAGGACGCCTATTCGATAGAACTCAATAATGATGATCTGGATGTCGGTATCTTGCCCGAACGTTCTGTAGTCAAGGCCCATAAATTATTCACCATCCACCAGGATAAGGTCTTAAAGAAATTTAGTGTGGTGAAAAGTGACTTGTTTTCAAAAGTCAGTAAAAAGATCAAGCACCTTATAACCGAATAA